In one Saccharibacillus brassicae genomic region, the following are encoded:
- a CDS encoding DAK2 domain-containing protein has product MSRRSINGTDFTGMVLAGAERLSRQAEHVNALNVFPVPDGDTGTNMNLTMTAGVTELRERSSASLGQSATVLSKGLLMGARGNSGVILSQLFRGFGRYAASHPELNAIQFAAALQVGVDTAYKAVVKPVEGTILTVAREAAKHAAAYSRRTTDVVELMREVLAKAQYALDRTPDQLPVLKQVGVVDSGGQGLVYIYEGFLDYLENGSSADAANPIGAAAQQAGKPAAAPKVPNVQASAQAQLETENIEFLYDMEFFVNLGLGDGSRSAFDEEAFRKALAVNGDSIIIIADEDIVKVHVHSKTPGEVMTLALRYGEITQIHILNMREQHRDLLNAGMDGAAPPELFADMPTLEPAAEEQAALPADEVAPYGFIAVASGSGIEEIFKSLGIDIVLSGGQTMNPSTEDFVKAIGQVSAQHIFLLPNNSNIVLAAQQARDLLEGERQVTVVPCKSIPQGIAAALAFQEDEDAQVNEAQMNEAIKRVKTGQITHAVRDTTFDGLDIKAGDYIGIFNSKIVATAADRLTTSRTLLSAMIDSGDEVVTLLAGEDASQEDTAQLAEWLTSEYPDAEVEFHTGGQPVYDYMFSVEA; this is encoded by the coding sequence TTGAGCAGGCGTTCGATTAACGGAACTGATTTTACAGGCATGGTATTGGCCGGGGCGGAGAGACTTTCCCGTCAGGCGGAACATGTCAATGCGCTGAACGTATTCCCGGTGCCGGACGGCGACACGGGCACAAACATGAATTTGACGATGACGGCGGGCGTGACCGAGCTGCGGGAACGTTCTTCCGCATCGCTCGGCCAGTCGGCCACGGTGTTGTCAAAAGGACTGCTGATGGGAGCGCGCGGCAATTCGGGCGTCATCTTGTCGCAGCTGTTCCGGGGCTTCGGCCGGTACGCGGCTTCGCATCCCGAGTTGAACGCGATCCAATTTGCGGCCGCGCTTCAGGTCGGCGTCGATACCGCTTACAAAGCGGTCGTCAAGCCGGTCGAAGGCACGATCCTTACCGTTGCCCGCGAAGCGGCCAAACACGCGGCCGCTTACTCGCGCCGGACGACGGACGTCGTCGAGCTGATGCGCGAAGTGCTGGCCAAAGCCCAATACGCGCTCGACCGCACGCCGGACCAGCTTCCGGTACTCAAGCAGGTCGGCGTGGTCGATTCGGGCGGTCAGGGCCTTGTCTACATCTATGAAGGCTTCCTCGACTACCTGGAGAACGGGTCTTCCGCGGACGCGGCCAATCCGATCGGCGCCGCCGCGCAGCAGGCCGGCAAGCCGGCCGCGGCTCCGAAAGTGCCGAACGTTCAGGCTTCCGCCCAGGCGCAGCTGGAGACCGAAAATATTGAATTCCTGTACGATATGGAATTTTTCGTGAATCTCGGGCTCGGCGACGGTTCGAGAAGCGCGTTCGACGAAGAAGCGTTCCGCAAAGCGCTCGCCGTCAACGGGGATTCGATCATTATTATCGCCGATGAAGACATCGTCAAAGTGCATGTGCATTCCAAGACGCCGGGCGAAGTGATGACGCTTGCGCTGCGCTACGGAGAGATCACGCAGATTCATATCCTAAACATGCGCGAGCAGCACCGCGACCTGCTGAACGCCGGCATGGACGGAGCGGCGCCGCCGGAGCTGTTCGCCGATATGCCGACGCTTGAACCCGCGGCGGAAGAACAGGCCGCGCTGCCGGCCGACGAAGTGGCGCCTTACGGCTTTATCGCCGTCGCCAGCGGATCGGGCATCGAAGAAATCTTCAAAAGCCTCGGGATCGATATCGTACTGTCCGGCGGACAGACGATGAACCCGAGCACGGAAGATTTCGTCAAAGCGATCGGACAGGTGTCCGCGCAGCATATATTCCTGCTGCCGAACAACTCCAACATCGTGCTCGCCGCCCAGCAGGCGCGCGATCTGCTCGAAGGCGAACGCCAGGTCACGGTCGTTCCGTGCAAGAGCATTCCGCAGGGCATCGCCGCGGCGCTCGCTTTCCAGGAAGACGAAGACGCGCAGGTCAACGAAGCGCAGATGAACGAGGCGATCAAGCGGGTCAAGACCGGCCAGATCACCCACGCCGTGCGCGATACGACGTTCGACGGACTGGACATCAAGGCCGGCGACTATATCGGCATCTTCAATTCCAAGATCGTCGCGACGGCCGCCGATCGCCTGACGACCAGCCGCACGCTGCTGTCGGCCATGATCGACAGCGGCGACGAAGTCGTCACCCTGCTGGCCGGGGAAGACGCTTCGCAGGAAGACACGGCCCAACTGGCCGAGTGGCTCACGTCCGAATATCCGGACGCCGAAGTGGAATTCCATACCGGCGGACAGCCGGTGTACGACTACATGTTCTCGGTGGAAGCCTGA
- the rpmB gene encoding 50S ribosomal protein L28 has protein sequence MARRCFVSGKKPSSGNHVSHANNRNRRTWGVNVQKVRILVNGKPKRVYVSTRALKSGKLTRV, from the coding sequence ATGGCTCGCAGATGTTTTGTATCGGGTAAAAAACCAAGCTCCGGCAATCACGTTTCCCACGCTAACAACCGCAACCGTCGTACTTGGGGAGTTAACGTCCAAAAGGTTCGCATCCTCGTAAACGGCAAACCGAAACGCGTATACGTCAGCACCCGGGCGCTCAAATCCGGTAAATTGACCCGCGTTTAA
- the rpe gene encoding ribulose-phosphate 3-epimerase codes for MVWIAPSILSADFSKLGADVAEVEQGGADWLHVDVMDGHFVPNISFGAPIMRSIAPLTKLPLDVHLMIENPEDYIAEFAKAGASVITVHAEACVHLHRVVHLIKEHGVQAGVALNPGTPVSAIREVLEDLDLVLIMTVNPGFGGQAFIERTVHKIRETRELADSLGMHDLRIEVDGGISADTAGKVVAAGADVLVAGSAVYGASDRAEAIRVIRESAERGE; via the coding sequence ATGGTATGGATTGCTCCTTCGATATTGTCCGCGGATTTCTCGAAGCTCGGAGCCGATGTCGCCGAAGTGGAACAAGGCGGGGCGGATTGGCTGCACGTTGATGTCATGGACGGGCACTTCGTGCCGAACATTTCGTTCGGCGCGCCGATCATGCGCTCGATCGCGCCGCTGACGAAGCTGCCGCTCGACGTGCATCTCATGATCGAGAACCCGGAAGATTATATAGCGGAATTCGCCAAAGCCGGCGCTTCCGTCATTACGGTGCATGCGGAAGCCTGCGTGCATCTGCACCGCGTCGTGCACCTGATCAAAGAACACGGAGTCCAGGCCGGCGTGGCGCTGAATCCCGGCACGCCGGTGTCGGCGATCCGCGAAGTGCTGGAAGATCTGGATCTCGTCTTGATCATGACGGTGAATCCCGGCTTCGGCGGACAGGCGTTTATCGAACGTACCGTGCACAAGATTCGCGAGACGCGCGAGCTGGCCGATTCGCTCGGCATGCACGATCTGCGCATCGAAGTCGACGGCGGGATCTCGGCCGACACGGCGGGCAAAGTGGTCGCTGCGGGCGCCGACGTGCTCGTGGCCGGCAGCGCCGTGTACGGCGCGAGCGATCGCGCCGAAGCGATCCGCGTCATCCGCGAAAGCGCGGAGCGTGGCGAATGA
- the rsgA gene encoding ribosome small subunit-dependent GTPase A, protein MPEGLIVKALSGYYYVKDNEASPGDKAIQCRARGLFRLKGKSPLVGDRVVYELTENGEGTVTELKPRTSELVRPQVANVNVAVLVFSVKEPDLSLNLLDKFLVHIENEGLEAIICFTKMDLIAEDDVQTREEVEQARALYTSIGYEVLETSSPQGLGADRLRERLAGEISVFSGQSGVGKSSLLNAMFADLDLLTSEISLRLGRGRHTTRHVELVDLGSGGYIADTPGFSQLDFLELGVDELPSCFREFAALADGCKFRGCTHLHEPQCKVREALERGEIAESRYKHYKAFYQEMKDKKRRY, encoded by the coding sequence ATGCCAGAAGGATTAATCGTCAAAGCTTTAAGCGGCTATTACTACGTCAAGGATAACGAAGCGTCTCCCGGAGATAAAGCGATCCAGTGCCGGGCCCGGGGACTGTTCCGGCTCAAAGGCAAATCGCCGCTCGTCGGAGACCGCGTCGTCTACGAACTCACCGAGAACGGAGAAGGCACCGTCACCGAACTCAAGCCGCGAACGTCCGAACTGGTGCGTCCGCAGGTGGCCAACGTCAACGTGGCCGTTCTCGTCTTCTCGGTCAAGGAACCCGATCTGAGCCTCAATCTGCTGGACAAGTTCCTCGTACATATCGAGAACGAAGGACTCGAAGCGATCATCTGCTTCACGAAGATGGACCTGATCGCGGAAGACGACGTGCAGACCCGCGAAGAGGTAGAACAGGCGCGAGCGCTGTACACGTCGATCGGGTACGAGGTGCTGGAGACGAGCTCTCCGCAGGGACTCGGAGCCGATCGGCTGCGCGAGCGCCTGGCGGGCGAGATCAGCGTATTCTCCGGCCAATCGGGCGTCGGCAAATCGTCGCTGCTCAACGCGATGTTCGCCGATCTGGACCTGCTGACGAGCGAGATCAGCCTGCGCCTCGGCCGCGGACGGCATACGACGCGTCACGTGGAACTGGTCGATCTGGGCAGCGGAGGCTATATTGCCGATACGCCGGGCTTCAGCCAGCTCGATTTCCTGGAACTCGGCGTCGATGAACTGCCGAGCTGTTTCCGGGAATTCGCGGCGCTGGCCGACGGCTGCAAATTCCGCGGCTGTACGCATCTCCACGAGCCGCAGTGCAAAGTGCGCGAAGCGCTGGAACGCGGAGAGATCGCCGAGAGCCGCTACAAGCACTACAAAGCGTTTTACCAGGAAATGAAAGATAAAAAACGGAGGTACTGA
- the pknB gene encoding Stk1 family PASTA domain-containing Ser/Thr kinase: MIGQVFSGRYEIMERVGGGGMALVYKALDLLLNRHVAVKVLRQQFIHDDEFIRRFRREAQSAASLSHPNIVSIYDVGQEGETPYIVMEYIEGQDLDQVIKERAPLPVEEAVRFASQICDALDHAHTNQIIHRDIKPHNILIGRGGRVKVTDFGIARAVTSTTITQTGSVVGSVHYFSPEHAKGVNAGEKSDLYSLGIVIYQMLTGALPFEGESPISVALKHLQDEFEEPRKLNPMIPQSVENIIVRAMRKNPSERYASAAEMQSDLDTCLLPSRRDEQKMLFDEKDDVDRTLVVPAIRSSYTSAPDMQRSDSADKGKGKTKPAGKKSWKKPAIIIGSTLLFLAIVFIAVMLWSRQFVVPETTVPNVIGLTEDEARTTLAARKLEVEGVKYEYDPSTEAGIVFRQSKLEGLSVKEGAALILTVGSEKPLTEMPKLTESSYDEARRDLVALGVTEDRIVREEQFDDSDPETVIAQQPQASEDFDPEQATVTLTVSMGVEEKEVPEVVGKTRQEALDAINGQALAPSSSEEPSFTVEKGKVISQEPQAGTELKPSEVVKFVVSSGVPPEALNFTVQVPVEPSAEGVATKVRIEYSDARGDRIEWGRDTISSVRIFPVALVLAPNRNGVVMVYRDNQLISSYPVDYTEASRGTFQQPEVPAEEPEVTPPPEPQPADPPADNAGEQPVEGEEAPEEGAAPSGEGSTENAPEETAPEEPAQEGTDEEVTEEEPTGDPSALAPPGQAVSAGKVEKAALKSNGNSSSNGKGNGNGNGNGNGKNKENPNGK, from the coding sequence ATGATCGGTCAGGTGTTCAGCGGCCGCTACGAAATTATGGAGCGCGTCGGCGGCGGGGGCATGGCGCTGGTGTACAAAGCGCTCGACCTGCTGTTGAATCGTCACGTGGCGGTCAAGGTGCTGCGCCAGCAGTTCATACACGACGACGAGTTTATCCGGCGTTTCCGCAGGGAAGCGCAGTCGGCGGCGTCGTTGTCCCACCCGAACATCGTCAGCATCTACGACGTGGGGCAGGAAGGCGAGACCCCGTATATCGTCATGGAATATATCGAAGGCCAGGATTTGGATCAGGTGATCAAGGAACGCGCCCCTCTTCCGGTCGAAGAAGCGGTTCGCTTCGCGTCCCAGATCTGCGACGCGCTCGACCACGCCCATACGAACCAGATCATTCACCGGGATATCAAACCCCACAATATTTTGATCGGCCGGGGCGGACGGGTCAAAGTGACGGACTTCGGGATCGCCCGCGCCGTCACGTCGACGACGATTACCCAGACGGGTTCGGTCGTCGGTTCCGTCCATTATTTCTCTCCGGAGCATGCCAAAGGCGTAAACGCCGGCGAAAAGTCCGACCTGTATTCGCTCGGCATCGTCATCTACCAGATGCTGACCGGCGCGCTGCCGTTCGAGGGCGAAAGCCCGATCAGCGTGGCGCTCAAGCATTTGCAGGACGAGTTCGAAGAACCGCGCAAGCTGAATCCGATGATTCCGCAGAGCGTGGAGAACATTATCGTCCGGGCGATGCGCAAAAATCCGTCCGAACGGTATGCGTCCGCGGCCGAGATGCAGAGCGATCTCGATACGTGCCTGCTGCCTTCGCGGCGCGACGAGCAGAAGATGCTGTTCGACGAAAAAGACGACGTGGACCGGACGCTGGTTGTGCCGGCGATCCGTTCTTCGTATACGTCCGCGCCGGATATGCAGCGCAGCGATTCGGCGGACAAAGGCAAAGGCAAAACCAAGCCTGCCGGCAAAAAAAGCTGGAAAAAGCCGGCGATCATCATCGGCTCGACGCTGCTGTTCCTGGCGATCGTGTTTATCGCGGTCATGCTGTGGAGCCGTCAGTTCGTCGTGCCGGAGACGACGGTGCCGAACGTGATCGGCCTGACCGAAGACGAAGCGCGCACGACGCTCGCCGCACGCAAGCTGGAAGTGGAAGGGGTCAAGTACGAATACGATCCGTCCACGGAAGCGGGCATTGTTTTCAGGCAGAGCAAGCTTGAAGGGCTCAGCGTCAAGGAAGGGGCGGCGCTGATCCTGACCGTCGGTTCCGAAAAACCGCTGACCGAGATGCCGAAGCTGACCGAGTCGAGCTACGACGAAGCGCGCCGGGATCTGGTGGCGCTCGGCGTGACCGAAGACCGGATCGTGCGCGAAGAGCAGTTCGACGATTCCGATCCGGAAACGGTCATCGCGCAGCAGCCGCAGGCCAGCGAAGATTTCGATCCCGAGCAGGCGACCGTCACGCTGACCGTCAGCATGGGCGTCGAAGAAAAAGAAGTGCCGGAAGTGGTCGGCAAGACGCGCCAGGAAGCGCTCGACGCCATTAACGGCCAGGCGCTTGCGCCTTCGTCGTCGGAAGAGCCGAGCTTCACGGTGGAAAAAGGCAAGGTCATTAGCCAGGAACCGCAGGCCGGGACCGAACTCAAGCCAAGCGAAGTCGTCAAGTTCGTCGTCAGCTCCGGCGTTCCGCCCGAAGCGCTGAACTTTACCGTTCAGGTGCCGGTCGAGCCTTCCGCGGAAGGCGTGGCGACCAAAGTCCGTATCGAATACAGCGATGCGCGCGGCGACCGGATCGAATGGGGCCGCGATACGATCTCGTCGGTGCGAATCTTCCCCGTGGCACTCGTGCTGGCTCCGAACCGAAACGGAGTCGTCATGGTCTACCGCGACAATCAGCTGATCTCGTCGTATCCGGTCGATTATACCGAAGCGAGCCGCGGGACGTTCCAGCAGCCGGAAGTTCCGGCCGAGGAACCGGAAGTCACGCCGCCGCCCGAGCCGCAGCCTGCCGACCCTCCGGCCGATAACGCCGGCGAACAGCCGGTCGAAGGAGAAGAGGCGCCGGAAGAAGGCGCCGCTCCTTCGGGCGAAGGTTCGACGGAAAATGCGCCGGAGGAGACCGCTCCCGAAGAACCGGCCCAAGAAGGTACGGACGAGGAAGTCACGGAAGAAGAGCCGACCGGCGATCCTTCCGCGCTCGCTCCGCCGGGGCAGGCCGTATCCGCCGGCAAAGTGGAGAAAGCCGCGCTCAAAAGCAACGGGAACAGCAGCAGTAACGGCAAAGGTAACGGCAATGGGAATGGTAACGGCAACGGCAAAAACAAAGAAAACCCCAACGGGAAATAA
- a CDS encoding Stp1/IreP family PP2C-type Ser/Thr phosphatase has protein sequence MAIHTVHATHIGNVRSVNEDLSWVGRIKPGGYTLGIVADGMGGHLAGDTASRLTVETIVADLGGLEPGLSIEACEAALGDAILHANEVVYRKGESDIRYHNMGTTVVAVLLSGTEGIVAHIGDSRAYRIDSGGIERLTDDHTLVNELLKSGQITPQEAGAHPRRNVLTRALGTDAEVKVDVRRISLNPGEGLLLCSDGLSNFVAEAEMLRTVLKPGAALEDRAHKLVRMALGSGGDDNITVALFENGRAGQDPATKEWVQ, from the coding sequence ATGGCGATTCATACCGTTCATGCAACGCATATCGGAAACGTACGCAGCGTCAACGAAGACTTGTCGTGGGTCGGCCGGATCAAACCGGGCGGCTACACGCTCGGCATCGTGGCGGACGGAATGGGCGGCCACCTGGCCGGCGACACGGCGAGCCGCCTGACGGTGGAGACGATCGTCGCCGATCTCGGCGGACTGGAGCCCGGCTTGTCGATCGAAGCGTGCGAAGCGGCGCTCGGCGATGCGATCCTGCATGCGAACGAAGTCGTGTACCGCAAAGGCGAATCGGATATTCGCTACCATAACATGGGCACGACGGTCGTCGCGGTGCTGCTCAGCGGAACCGAAGGCATCGTCGCGCATATCGGCGACAGCCGGGCGTACCGGATAGATTCCGGCGGCATCGAGCGTCTGACCGACGATCATACGCTGGTCAACGAACTGCTCAAAAGCGGACAGATCACGCCGCAGGAAGCGGGAGCCCATCCGCGGCGCAACGTGCTGACGCGGGCGCTCGGCACCGACGCCGAAGTCAAGGTCGACGTGCGCCGCATCTCGCTGAATCCGGGCGAAGGGCTGCTGCTGTGCAGCGACGGCTTGAGCAATTTCGTGGCCGAGGCCGAAATGCTGCGCACGGTGCTCAAGCCGGGCGCGGCGCTCGAAGACCGCGCGCACAAGCTGGTCCGCATGGCGCTGGGTTCAGGGGGCGACGACAACATCACCGTCGCCCTGTTCGAAAACGGGCGCGCCGGCCAGGATCCGGCGACGAAGGAGTGGGTACAATGA
- the rlmN gene encoding 23S rRNA (adenine(2503)-C(2))-methyltransferase RlmN produces the protein MKPFIYDYNLDALREWVKENGEAAFRADQIFDWIYVKRVSSFEEMTNLSKSLREKLDGQFAFVTLKEITKFQSKDGTVKFLFGLHDEHAIETVIMKHNYGNSVCVTTQVGCRIGCTFCASTLGGLKRNLTAGEIVAQVVEAQKMLDKDGERVSSIVIMGSGEPFENYEATMTFLRIMIHEKGLNIGQRHITVSTSGIVPNIYKFADEDTQINLAISIHAPNDKLRSKLMPVNRRYPFDDVIASLDYYFEKTGRRLTFEYALIGGVNDQAEHAQELADVLKTRMAHVNLIPVNHVPERKYVRTSRSDIFNFQRILTENGINATIRREQGHDIAAACGQLRAQHMQKGQEKAAR, from the coding sequence ATGAAACCTTTCATATACGATTACAATCTTGACGCTCTGCGAGAGTGGGTTAAGGAAAACGGAGAAGCGGCTTTCCGCGCCGACCAGATCTTCGATTGGATCTACGTCAAGCGCGTATCGAGCTTCGAGGAAATGACCAACCTGTCCAAAAGCCTGCGCGAGAAGCTGGACGGTCAGTTCGCTTTTGTCACACTCAAAGAAATTACCAAATTCCAGTCCAAAGACGGCACCGTGAAGTTCCTGTTCGGCCTGCATGACGAACATGCGATCGAGACGGTCATCATGAAGCACAACTACGGCAACAGCGTCTGCGTAACGACCCAGGTCGGCTGCCGGATCGGCTGCACATTCTGCGCGTCCACGCTCGGCGGACTGAAGCGCAACCTGACGGCGGGCGAGATCGTCGCGCAGGTCGTCGAAGCGCAGAAGATGCTCGACAAAGACGGCGAGCGCGTCAGCAGCATCGTGATCATGGGCTCCGGCGAGCCGTTCGAGAACTACGAAGCGACGATGACGTTCCTGCGCATCATGATCCACGAAAAAGGACTGAATATCGGACAGCGCCACATTACCGTCTCGACGAGCGGCATCGTGCCGAACATTTACAAATTCGCCGACGAAGACACGCAGATCAACCTGGCGATTTCCATCCATGCGCCGAACGACAAGCTGCGTTCCAAGCTGATGCCGGTCAACCGCCGTTATCCGTTCGACGACGTGATCGCTTCGCTCGATTATTATTTCGAAAAAACGGGCCGACGCCTCACGTTCGAATACGCGCTGATCGGCGGGGTGAACGACCAGGCCGAGCACGCGCAGGAATTGGCGGACGTGCTGAAGACGCGCATGGCGCACGTTAACCTGATTCCGGTCAACCACGTGCCGGAGCGCAAATACGTCCGTACGTCGCGCAGCGACATTTTCAACTTCCAGCGCATCCTGACCGAGAACGGCATCAATGCGACGATCCGCCGCGAGCAGGGTCACGACATCGCCGCGGCCTGCGGCCAGCTGCGCGCCCAACATATGCAAAAAGGACAGGAAAAGGCTGCGAGGTGA
- the rsmB gene encoding 16S rRNA (cytosine(967)-C(5))-methyltransferase RsmB has protein sequence MALNVLTGVDENAAYSNLLLNRALQQAELSPADAGLATELVYGTISRQATLDYFLDRFIKSGVKRLNPWVRSLMRMSLYQIRYLDRVPAHAAVNEAVEIAKKRGHSGIAAMINGVLRSVLREGDALSIPDDLPTAERIALQHSHPQWLVERWIAQYGEETAEAVCASNNEAPKASLRVNTLRMDRAELLRELEAEGRSVRASDLAPQGVIVESGGNLANDRLYRDGRFSIQDESSMLVAEALAPEPGMSVLDCCAAPGGKTAHIAEKMGNRGRIVANDLHEHKQGLIAEQAERLGLSCIETSVGDALTLKDRFEPASFDRVLLDAPCSGFGVIRRKPDLRWAKTPEDAASIAKLQRQMLGAVAGLVKPGGILVYSTCTIEREENQRAVAEFLRDHAEYVSEPFDAPTLDDLPQAGGAGVQILPNQFGSDGFYIARLRRRD, from the coding sequence GTGGCGCTCAACGTGCTCACCGGCGTCGACGAGAACGCCGCGTACAGCAATTTGCTGCTGAACCGCGCGCTGCAGCAGGCGGAGTTGAGCCCGGCGGACGCGGGCCTTGCGACCGAGCTCGTCTACGGGACGATCTCGCGCCAGGCGACGCTGGATTATTTCCTTGATCGGTTTATCAAGAGCGGCGTCAAGCGCCTGAACCCGTGGGTGCGCAGCCTGATGCGGATGTCGCTGTACCAGATCCGCTACCTGGACCGGGTTCCCGCTCACGCGGCGGTGAACGAAGCGGTCGAGATTGCCAAGAAAAGAGGCCATTCCGGCATCGCCGCGATGATCAACGGCGTGCTGCGCAGCGTGCTGCGCGAAGGAGACGCGCTGTCGATTCCGGATGACCTGCCGACGGCGGAGCGGATCGCCCTGCAGCATTCGCACCCGCAGTGGCTCGTCGAGCGCTGGATTGCCCAATACGGCGAAGAAACGGCGGAAGCCGTCTGCGCGTCGAACAACGAAGCGCCGAAGGCGAGCCTGCGCGTCAACACGCTGCGAATGGATCGCGCGGAACTGCTGCGCGAACTGGAAGCCGAAGGCCGCAGCGTTCGCGCTTCGGACCTTGCGCCGCAGGGCGTCATCGTCGAGAGCGGCGGCAATCTGGCGAACGACCGTCTGTACCGGGACGGCCGCTTCAGTATTCAGGACGAGAGTTCGATGCTCGTGGCCGAAGCGCTGGCGCCGGAACCGGGCATGAGCGTGCTGGACTGCTGCGCCGCGCCGGGCGGCAAAACGGCGCATATCGCCGAGAAGATGGGCAACCGCGGGCGCATCGTGGCCAACGATCTGCATGAACACAAGCAGGGGTTGATCGCGGAGCAGGCCGAGCGGCTGGGCCTGTCGTGCATCGAGACGAGCGTGGGCGACGCCCTGACGCTCAAAGATCGCTTCGAACCGGCTTCGTTCGACCGCGTCCTGCTGGATGCGCCGTGTTCGGGCTTCGGCGTAATCCGGCGCAAACCGGATCTGCGCTGGGCCAAGACGCCGGAAGACGCCGCTTCGATCGCGAAGCTGCAGCGGCAGATGCTGGGCGCCGTGGCCGGTTTGGTGAAGCCGGGCGGCATCCTCGTCTACAGCACGTGCACGATCGAGCGCGAAGAAAACCAGCGCGCGGTCGCCGAATTCCTGCGCGACCACGCGGAATACGTCTCGGAGCCGTTCGACGCGCCTACGCTCGACGATCTGCCGCAGGCCGGCGGAGCGGGTGTACAAATCCTGCCGAACCAGTTCGGTTCGGACGGCTTCTATATCGCCAGACTGCGCCGCAGAGACTAA
- the fmt gene encoding methionyl-tRNA formyltransferase, whose translation MSEKKRIVFMGTPQFAVSCLEALLESDCNVVAVVTQPDRPQGRKKVLTPSPVKEAALKHHLPVLQPERMRSKEAVEELASFHPDLIVTAAYGQILPKSLLEVPELGCVNVHGSLLPAYRGGAPIQRSIMNGEPKTGITLMYMAEGLDTGDMISVTEVDITDRDDSGSLFEKMAEAGAALLKRELPRLLNGRVAARAQDESLATYAPNLSREDERIDWTRSPREIFNQVRGLSPFSGGYTLWNEEVFKIWQVEPPEENGPEAGAAPGTVLDVNSQAIVVACGSGAVRLTKVQPAGKKAMPVSEFVRGTSMQAGTVLG comes from the coding sequence ATGAGTGAAAAGAAAAGAATCGTATTTATGGGCACGCCGCAGTTTGCGGTGTCCTGCCTGGAAGCGCTGCTGGAAAGCGACTGCAATGTCGTGGCGGTCGTGACCCAACCCGACCGGCCGCAGGGCCGCAAAAAGGTGCTGACGCCGTCGCCCGTCAAGGAAGCGGCGCTGAAGCATCATCTGCCCGTGCTGCAGCCCGAGCGCATGCGCAGCAAGGAAGCGGTCGAAGAACTGGCTTCGTTCCATCCCGACCTGATCGTCACGGCCGCCTACGGCCAGATCCTGCCGAAGTCGCTGCTCGAAGTGCCGGAACTCGGCTGCGTCAACGTGCACGGCTCGCTGCTGCCCGCTTACCGGGGCGGCGCTCCGATCCAGCGTTCGATCATGAACGGCGAACCGAAAACGGGCATTACGCTCATGTATATGGCTGAAGGGCTCGATACGGGCGACATGATATCCGTCACCGAAGTGGACATTACGGACCGGGACGATTCCGGGTCGCTGTTCGAGAAAATGGCGGAAGCCGGCGCGGCGCTGCTCAAGCGCGAACTGCCCCGCCTGCTGAACGGCCGCGTTGCGGCCCGGGCGCAGGACGAGTCGCTTGCGACGTACGCGCCGAACCTGTCGCGCGAAGACGAACGGATCGACTGGACCCGTTCGCCGCGCGAGATCTTCAATCAGGTGCGCGGCTTGTCGCCGTTCTCCGGCGGCTATACGCTGTGGAACGAAGAAGTGTTCAAGATTTGGCAGGTGGAACCGCCCGAAGAGAACGGACCCGAAGCGGGAGCCGCTCCCGGAACGGTGCTTGACGTGAACAGCCAGGCGATCGTCGTCGCCTGCGGCAGCGGAGCCGTCCGGCTGACCAAAGTGCAGCCTGCCGGCAAAAAAGCGATGCCGGTGTCCGAATTCGTGCGCGGAACGTCGATGCAAGCAGGGACGGTGCTCGGATGA
- the def gene encoding peptide deformylase — protein sequence MAIRLIVKQPDEVLRKKAKEVTKITPNVQKLMADMAETMYDAQGVGLAAPQVGILKRVIVIDVGDEHGLIAMINPEIVEREGEQFGAEGCLSIPGLNGDVRRAQTVTVRGLDRDGQSLSVTGSGLLARALQHEIDHLDGILFTDVADKIYEWGQESEANQ from the coding sequence ATGGCTATTCGACTGATCGTAAAACAACCCGACGAGGTTTTGCGCAAAAAAGCAAAAGAAGTGACGAAGATAACGCCGAACGTTCAGAAACTGATGGCCGACATGGCGGAGACGATGTACGATGCGCAGGGCGTCGGCCTCGCCGCGCCGCAGGTAGGCATCCTGAAGCGCGTTATCGTGATCGACGTCGGCGACGAACACGGGTTGATCGCGATGATCAATCCCGAAATCGTGGAGCGCGAAGGCGAACAGTTCGGAGCGGAAGGCTGCCTGAGCATCCCGGGACTGAACGGCGACGTGCGCCGTGCGCAGACCGTGACGGTTCGCGGACTGGATCGGGACGGCCAAAGCCTGAGCGTTACCGGCAGCGGGCTGCTGGCCCGCGCGCTGCAGCACGAAATCGACCATTTGGACGGCATTCTGTTTACGGATGTGGCGGACAAAATTTATGAATGGGGTCAGGAAAGCGAGGCAAACCAATGA